The genomic stretch TGGTATGTTTAGACTATTAATTTCTGGTTATTGGCCATAGCAAAGAATTTATTGATGGATTTTGCTAGTGGGACATTTTTAAGTCTTTGGAGCAAGGTAATACTCCAATATAAGTTTGACAGCTCTTAATCTAATAATACCCCTCAGACTAGATATGTTACTGTTCACTTTGAACCTACGATGATTTTTTCAACTCATTATAAGAAGTGAAAATTATTTGGGGCCTCACTATTGTCgcattcaaaaattttgtagaCTGATTGTGTTTATAAGGCTTCCCAATTTTGCCCAGGGAACTAACTCCACCAATCTGCAAATTGTATTTGACTTAATTTTTCTGATGCATTCTTTGGAGCTCCTTTTCATTAAAGTGTAGCTCTTGTACTTCTATGACATACTTATGTTTTAGGACCGAGGATTTCTTATTTTTCTCAACTTATGTTGTTGGAAATGTGAATAAGATTGCATGTTTAGGAGACACATTTATGATTCCCCAGCTGTGCTTTGTCAGAAAGGAAGCTCCAGCCCTCATAACAAATTTCAGCATTCTTTAATCTTGTTCATTCTCTTAATCTGTTCCTGTTCCCAGTAAAATGTTCTTAAGtagatattttttatttatttctctctcttttgcgcatgtgtgtgtgtgtgtttaaaagtcattttcttcaaaattcgGAAGATCTCTTCTTCTTTCATTTTGTAAGTATCTTCTCTACCCTCATGCAGAAATTCTaccatttcccatatttgacCAAactacaaaatttaaaaaacaaaaactttCATATGTTAAAGATCACCTGCTCTACAGTGCCATATGTAACAagcaaaaatgtttttttttgcATCACTGTGTTGAACTACAGTTGTGGATCGGTCCATAATAAAATATTGAAGCTTCACAGAATATTACCATTGTTTTTGTAACTTTAGTCTGAGACACAGTATGTTTACtgtagattttgaaaaaaatatatactacTAAAATTGActgttaaaaaataaaaaataaaaaaattaactgtaaaatacaaattcaagttGGAATAGTGACTCAGTACTTCCAAACAGATTAGGTTCTTGCAAAATTGATTTTTAGCTTTGGCTCAAAACAAGAGGATATGTTGGAAAAATCTCTTCAGACATCATGGATGTATGatatattgaaaaataaattatgCATTGACTGGATTGCCACTAACTTGGGAATTAGATATTATGTGGAATGGATTTTGGCTTGCTTTTCTTGATTGTGGGTTGTAACACTTTAGGCTGATTGTTCGACTTTGTAACAAAGTATGGTGTCAGTTTAAAATGCAAGAACTAGTGTAAGTGAAATGTTTGGGGTAGCATTCTAAAAGTTATTAGTCACTAAATCTTTTTCCAGCCAATGACCAAGAGGTTTAAGCCGGGGGCTAGACTACACACCAGATGAATAGGCATGTACATTCTCAGAAGCAAACAGATTGctgctgcatttcttcttctttttttttttttgtttggttagTGATGGTTTTCTGTTACTCAATTTCAGGTTGTACAAGTATTAGAGGAGTTGAACTGGATTCGACTTTATCCACCCTGTCAGCCTCCTTTCTTCCATCAAAGGAAGGAAGGCAGAAGTTGGAAGAAGTTGCTTTTGGTTCCCGCAGCTTTGCACATATTTCGTCTCTGCTATGCTGTAAATTTGTAGTTCGACATGACATGCAGGTTCCCTTTTTTCCTTAGGTGCTCTGTCAGGCGAAAATGGTTATGTTCTAACTGTAACAATCGCAGCTACGCTTGTATTGTGCTAAATTAGTCAAAATGCAACCTGTGTTAATTTTATTCTCTATCTTTATTATCTcttggaagaaaaagaaaagcaaccaAATTAAAATGATCTATGACTGGTGCAATGCCTGCTATAGCTCTTTTTTTAACCCTCTTGATTATTTTCAGGTTTGTTAAGTATAACTTTTTTATCTTTATTATTGAATTTCCTTGTATTATAGGAATTCGCTGTACTAGTTGAAACTGTTTAACTACTGGGATGAACTAACTACAGGCTGCAATTATTTAAGCAATTTAATAAGCTGATCCAAGAGGATTGTACATTATAGTTTCGaataagtgaaaaaaaaaaatgagaaccCTGTATGAAGAATTGAAGGGTACTGCTCAACTTGTCCTGTGGCATATTGGCATGTCAGAATGGAGATCAGTTGCTTGGCTCTTGTACTGAGGATGGAGGCAAAAGACTATCTGAATTAAAGTGTAGCTGATCTCCTAAACTAGTCAACTGATTCTACTTAAATACCTTTTATTCCCTCTTGTTGATGGATGAGCAATTGACCACTTCTTAACTGTTGATCTCTTTTTCaattgctttaaaaaaaaaaaaagaaggattaaatAAAGGGGATAATGCATTTGATTGCCCAAATACTGATTCCACTAGAAGCAAATCCAATTGAGTAGTTCAAACCCTCCCTCTCCTTGCTTCTTAATTCCCATCCCTCCTCtgctcttaaaaaaaaatatatggagAAAGGGTAACTTGAATTGCGACCTCATGAATCTCAGTACAGGTAACTTTGacaaaattcaccaaataacTCGTTGGATAATCGGGCATTATTCGTTGGATTGAATCCAGGCTTTTTCTAGGTCTTGGCCAAGAAATTTCCTGAAATATGATTCGATTCACTTCACCAATGAATTGATGTATTATATGTTTTGTGGCTAGGCACCCAGGGAaaccaaacaagaaaaaaaagaaaaaaaaaattcttgggCAATAACTCTACGTCTCTATTTGTGGGATTTATGGCCATTCAAGTGCATAAAACGTGATGACTGTGACATTGATCTGGAAATCAGAATACCATATATTGTTCTTGTTTTTTagcataagaaaagaaaatgactTTCATACTTGATTTCTTGCAGGGTCTGATTAAACCTATTCGGGTTAATCTAGCGATTAGGGGAAGTATTTGATTGAAACTATTGGGGTTAGTCTAGTAATTAGGAGAAGGTTTTTAGAGTTTTCCCTACTATTAGTTCAAGATTCAAATCTAGAATCTCAGGGGATGATCGGTTAAAAAGGAGGGGTTGGGGGGGGGAGGGTGTGAGGTTATGGACAAGTTCAGTCAAAAATTTGCCCAAGAGAAATACTGGTTAATGAAAGTGCTGGAAATGGAACTAAGCATTTACATAAGAGCAAGAACTGAACATTTACatcaatttccttttttttttttttaaagaaaacatATATTAAaaggaaattaggaaaaatttacAAGCTGCAGGGGACAAGTGACCCTCCTTCCTTTAAATCCATGGCCCATGAGCCCATCTCACCTCACCAGCCCAAGCCCAGTAACCGCTTTTCAGAGGTGACGTCGTTTTGATCTTCCCTCTTCTCTGATCAGTGATCACACTCACTTGTCATTCCTTTGCCATCTTTGAACCTGAAGAAGAATCACAACCGAAACCTCAAGAATATTTGTGGGCTCTTTCAAATATTAAACATTATTCTCCAAATTTCATTCTTTTCTCCCTTTACTCCTTTAAAATTCAGTATCTAGTTTTAGATCAAATAACTCAGTTCcatttcaagacttcaagaagGTACACCTTCTCCTCCTCCATGTGGTGCTACTTCTCCGCTTGCTtctttaattttattgttttacgTGCGTTCATTCATATACACACTTGAGAttcatttctttcttgctttattttacttaattttgtcccatttcttctttttttcctttttgtttttggctTTTGTGTGCATTAGGACGCTTAAAAGTGCTAAAGAACAAAGTTTTAAGCGGAAAATTTGCTGCCGGTTAGTTCATGCAATGGAGGAATTTATTAGTTTCCAGCTACTCTTTCTATGCTACCTGAATGAACGATAGTTTAGTATGTGCCCCTTTCTGCAGTTTTGattttctaaactttctttttgGCGGAAAATTGCCCATTGAGCTGAACTTTATCTTTGGTGATGACCTTTTCCTGTAGGGGGTTTTGGAACGGTGACCTCAGTTTCTGCACCTGGAGAATTTGAACTACACAACTTCCAATTCAGTTCCAGAAGTCCTTCTGGTTGGAAGATGAGAAATCATAgttgggaaaataatttttagccACCATGTAATCATAGTAAGTAGTGTTCAAGTTATTGTGGTGTATGTGTTTCTGTGTGTGTatgaattgtttttttttttctggtagTAATCCtattttatatatattcttTGCACCATTTAGGGGTTTCAATGGATGCAGCAGCTAGGTCTGCATGTGAGCATGCCAACGTAGACTTGTCTGATAATGGTAATGGTGTTGGTGATTCCAGTGACGATAATAGGAGAAATGTTGAAGACAATGAAATTAACATAGATGCCGAAAATATCAATGGAAGTAAATCTGGTGGTGCTGAACCTCACACTGAAAATGATACTCGTGAGGTCAGTTGGGTGGAATTGGATAAAGGTTTAGATGAGCTGACTGAGAAAGAAGtttttaaactgaaatttgactgCGATGAAGAAGCAGGAATGTTCTATGAGACTTACTCCAAACTTGTTGGGTTTACTGTCCGAAAGACATATACAAAACGTGACAAGGATAACGTTGTAATATACAGGGGATGGGTTTGTTCAAGAGAGGGTTTTCCAGAGAACAGGATAAATATCTGGGACAGGAGGCAAGTTCCTAAACCAGGAAGCAGAGTTGGTTGTCTTGCTAGCTTTCGGGTCAAACATGAGAAAAAATCAGGCAAATATGTTGTTTCAGGTTTTGTTAAAGAGCACAATCATGAGCTGGCAGCTCCAATAGCTGTCCCCTATCTGCAGCCGCAAAAGCGTGCACGTACAGTAACTGTAGAACTTGGGTTCACTAAGAAAGATATAGAACATGTGCAGGCTACCTCCGACATTCATGATGTTGACAACCGTGTCTTAACTCACAGTGTCTTAGCTTACTTATGTGCAAAGAATGACTATGATCCAGGGTTGTTTTATAAGTATGATGTTGATGATGAAAAGCAATTATTCAGTATATTTTGGGCAGATTCAAAGTCTAGAGCAGATTATGCCTTCTTTGGTGATGTTTTGGCATTGAACACTAAATTTAGAAAGAATGCTTATGGAAAACCCTTTATTATTCTTGCGGGTCTAAATAATCATTGCCAAACAACTGTATTTGGTTGTGCACTATTGGGAGATGAAACAGCTGAGACCTATGTATGGCTCCTGGAAACATTTTTGGATGCCATGAATCACAAGGCACCTGTTTCAGTTATTACAGATGGTGACAAAGCTATAGAAgaagcaattgagaaaatattCCCCACATCTCAGCATCGTATATGCCATTGGCACCTGTATAAGGATGCTGTTGCTATTGCTGGTGACTCATCTTTTGGACCGGACTTCAAGAAGTGTATGGAGGAAAATTTGAATCCAGATGAATTTGAGGTGGCTTGGATCAAATTAATGAAGAAATATGGACTTCAAGGCCATCCATGGTTCGAAGAGATCTACTCCAGGCGTACAAAATGGGCAGAGGCATACTTGCGAGAGCATTTCTTTGCTGGTCTGAGTAGTATTCAGGGCCATGGAATGAATACATATTTCACCCGGTTCCTGCAAGTTCAGCTCAAGCTTCATGAATTTGTGAGGTACTTTGACAATGCTCTTGTTCATCTTCGTGAAGACGAGGCAAAAGCAGACTCTGAGTCAGAGAGCACATGTCCTGCTTTTTGTACAATTTTGAGGGATTTAGAGAGGCATGCTGCTGATGTCTTCACAAAAAGTATCTTTCTAAAAGTTCGTGAACAAATAATGGGTGATGCCATGCTAATCTTGAGCAATAAAGAGTACCTCAAAGATGAGGCCTGTTGGGTTTACAGATTTTCTGAATATATGAAGCCTGACATGATATGGAAAGTTCGCTATCATCCAACTAATCAAAGCTTGACATGCTCCTGCTTTAAGTTAATCAAAGATGGATTGCCTTGCTGCCATATGATTTCTGTTATTAAAGCTGAGCAGCTAAGAGAATTTCCTAGATGTTGCATCAACAAAAGATGGATGAAACGTGCAAGGAGTGAAATTGACTCTGGGATTGATATTCAAGCCCTAAATATGGCCACAGAAGTTGCACGATTTCGAATTTTGAATTCTACGTGCAGTGAGATGAATTACTATGCTTCTCAAACACTTCAAGGTTTTAATAAGGCACGTAATCTCATTTCTAAGTTCACATCTGATGTGAAGCAGATATACAATTCAAAGGGTGAAGTCGATGAACCATCACCAGAAGTCAGCGAGGATGCTGATGGCTCGACCTCAAGGTCTGGTATGCATGATCCCAATGGGCAGTGTGATGCTAGTGAGGTGGAAAGACCCCGACCTGATGACTGCAGCCTGCACAGGTAATGGAAACTTATATGGCATTGAACTGCCATGTTACAATGGATGGAGTTCTTAGCtttttatgcttttttttttctttttcaaatttttcatttttcttcagaGATTATTTGAAGTGTTAGTGGCATCCAACTAACCATAAAAATAGGAACAACACATGGGTCATGTTGTCCTGAAGGACTGATGAGTTAGTTTGTCTTTTCAGCTATGAGTTCAGTATGCTAGTAGGCTCATCTTCAAGTTTGGGACACTGCATGCAAATGCAAAGAAGCTGTAGATCcactttacttttcttttcgtGTTGCGCAGCCCATCTAACTGAGTTATTGTCCTGGAAAATGAGGGATCAATCTGCCATAATAAATCTTTCTCCTGTAATCCTGCACGTGGGGTCAtacttttttgttttcaatgaGACCAATAAATCAGATAGAGGAGAAATTATTTAGGCTTCTTTGGTTTGAAGCTTGTAAAAATCCTTAGTAATGACATATTCTTCTAAATGTGCACCAGTCATGATCAGACTACATCCCAGCTGCGCATCTAAATCATGGCTGCCAAACATCTGAAGGTACTGGTACAATGGATGATGGTGAGGGACACGTGCAAAATGGGAACTTTTCTGAAATGCCAAGCCTGCCCATGAACTTGATGTGGGAAGATGACGATTAGATTCATCCAAACACCTATTAGGTAGGTCCCTTTGACTTTTAAAGTGTAACCTTCTTTCCTCCTGCTGGAAAGTTATGTTTCAAGATCCCTAATACTTATATGCATGGTACACAATGAGTTAAGATATGGAAGAAATACAGCGAATTTTGATTGGCAGGTAAATATTTTCTGTCCTACTTCAACAGAACTATTGGTTGCACAGGCCTCATTATGCATGGCTCCAAATTTAAGGTAGTTAAGTGTAATTTACCACTGCTGGTATATTGCCGATCTTGCTTCCTGATTGGTGACAGTATCTTGAGTTTGCCTATGAATTTCGGTACTAAGGAGTAAAATAGTGATTATAAAGATTGAGGGGTAAATTGTAAGCGGGTATAAGTTTGGAAGAACTCTTCGTAGACAGATGACAATGTTTAGTTACAATGTATGATGTTTCTACTCAGCCAATCATGATTTGCACAAAATATATGATGTCTGGTTATTGCCCATTGCAAAGAATTTGCTGATGGAATTTGCTAGTGAGACGTTATAAATTTTTTGGAGccacttaatacaaaaatatAGTATGagagagtaaatcttatatacactgacagtgtatatccTGTCACGGTTCGATGCACgacacatatgcaaaatttgttttcaaattcaaattcagattATGTGTCATACATCCAATGGTAAAAGTGTACACACTTGTcagtgtatagaagattaattctTCAATATATGGTGACCTTTTTCCCTAATTATAAGAAGTCAAGGCTATTTTCGTCCTAACTATTAACCTGTTCAGTAAACTTGTGGACTGGATTTTATTGATGAAGATTCCCTTCGCTCACCAATCTGCAAAGTATATGGATTTTATCTGTCTGATGTATTCTTTGGAGCTCCTTTTATCAAGAGAGCTCTTGCACATAACATGTTTATGTTCAGATGTTAAATGTATTTCCAGTTTTTATTTGGAGTATAGATGTATGATCTGTTGTAGGATACATTATGATGACTGCATTACCACTAACTTGGAATTAGATGTTTGGTCCAATTCTTCTTGGCTTGCTTTTCTTGATTGTTTGGTATAATACTTTAGACTTATTTTTTTCGACTTAGTAATAAAGCAGGGTATCAATTGAAAGTGCAAGAACTGTTGTTAATAGAATGTTCGCGAAAGAATTTTACGATTTATCAGTCACTTATTCTCACACTGGCCGAACAAACAAGAGGTTGCAGCTGGGGTTAAACTTCACAGCAGACGAAAAAACATGTTCCTCCTCAAAATGACTACGCCTATTCATTTTTGGGTAGTAATGGTTGCGTGTCATTCTTCATCAGCCAACTTTATCTTATCAAAGCAAGCTGGGAGGCAGAAGTTGTAAGAGGTTGGTTTGGTTCCTGCGGCTTTTGCACATACATTTGTTTCAACCTTGTATGCTGTAAATTTTGTAGTTAAATGTGCAGGTGCCTTTCTGTGCTCGCCTGCCTTGATAGGCAAAATGGTTCTGTTCCTAACTGTAACAATCAGGCTACGCTTGTAATGTCCTAAATTAGTCGGAGTCCTTCTTGTTATTTTATTCTCTATATTTAATCTACTCTTTGGGAGGGAAAGAAAAGTAATGAACTAGGATGGTCTACGACTTTTTCAGTCTGCAGACAGCTAGAAGTTCTTGAATTTTTGGCTGAGTGATGCTATGCCTGGTattgatcctttttttttttttttttttttggcaataaCTTTCTATCTTCATAAATCATAATCAAATCAGGATAACAAAACTGGCTTTAGTTTAGTAGTCAAATTTTTAGTCCAAAAGGCCAGGAGCCAAAATTTAAACTTCAAAGGGCTGAAGCATTTCAAGCCTAAGCAAAAACCCAAGAGATATTTATCTCCACCTCAAGCAAATCCAATTAAGACGGAAAATCTGAAAGAAATCTTATACGAGTGCTGTATTGATGGATAGTTTGAAAGAAATCTTATATGCAACTTATGGTTTTATTAGAAGGGCATGAATCTTGCTAGAAGTATGCTACTAATGCTGGCAAAGCCTCCGGAGAATCATTGATGTTATTTGTTGGAAGGGCAATTGGGTTAGAATGATGATTGGAATACTGGAGTTGCTAAAGTAAAAGTTGGACAtgaaattttggacaaatcTCCTTAAGAATTTACCTTTGCCGAAAGGACAAATATTTATTAGTGACAGCTATTTGACCCGTAAGTAAGTAAGGTGGAACTGAGCAATcaaatttcttaaaaaattaataataaataaataaataaagaaatttaaacAAGAAAGATAGAAATCAAGAAAGCATATGTTGAATAAAAATTAGGAAATtttacaaaatctctcaaaaaCTAGCCTCTTGGACTCAACTCTGAACCTGTCCAGAACATGCATGGCCCATGGGCCCATATCGCCTCAACCTCCCAAGCCCAGCAACCGGGTGGCTGAGGTGACGTCGTTTTAGTCGTCTCTGTTCTCTGTTTCAGCTCCCTCCGACCACTCTCGGGGCACTCTCACTTGGCCTTCCTTTCCCATTTTCTGAACCTGTAGAAGAATCACAAACAAAACCTCAGGAATTTTCGTTGGCTCTATCGATTATCAATCTCTATCCAACAAAATTACATCTTTTTCTCCTCCCATATGATGGTTCTTTAAAATACAGTGTATCTCGTTTTGAGATGAAATGATTAACTCGTTTAGTGCCATTTCAGGACTTCAAGAAGGTACACCTTCTCAGCTTCCTTTCTTAGTTTTTTTGGTTTTCATGCATTCACCATATATATACTCGAgagttttcacttttttttcctttctttgttGCTTTTGATAAGCGTTGGGGTTGGAAGTAAACAGAGGGAAGTGGGATTTGCAGATTGTTACGAGACAAGTAACAAAAACCCTTTGAAGTTTTAACTACTGGATTTATTTGGTTTTCGAGGATTGGAGATATTGTATGTTatagctgctgctgctgctgttgttttgtgtgtgtgtgtgtttgttttttttttgggtgcaaTAGGGCCCTTAAAAGTTTAAAGGCCAGACATTTATGCAGAAAACTTGCTGCCAGTGGGTTCCTAAATTTAAGCAATTTAGTACAATATTAGACAGTATTCCTTTTTAAGCTACTTGAATAAACTAAAGTCTAATATGTGACCCTTTCTTCTGTTTTGATTTTCTacattctttctctttttttttgctggaaattttcctatTAAAACTGCATTTTATCTTTTGGCCATGGTCGTTTCTGTAGAGATTCTGGAATGGTGACCTCAATTTCTACATCTTAAGAGTTCGAAGTACAGGACTTATCATTCATTTCCCACTAGTCCTTCTTGTTGGAGGATGCGAAATCGCAGttggaaaaatcattttaaaccACCATGGAATTATAGTTAAGTGTTGCCCCAGTTATTGTGGTGCGTGTGTCTGGGGTGTCTCTGTgtgtgtatttatttatttatgtatttattttggTCTTTTTAGCTTACTGTAAATTTTCTTTGCATCATTTAGGGGTTTAAATGGATGCAACTGCTAGGTCTGCATGTCAGCGTGTCAGCATTGACTTGTCCGTTGATGGTATTGGTGATAGTGATTCTGGTGAGGGTAATAGGAGAAGTGTTGAAGATAATGAAGTGAACATAGACGCCGATAATAACCATGGAAGTACATCTGGTGGTGCTGAACTTGACACTAGAAATGATAATACTCGAGAAGTGAGTTGGGTGGAATTGCATAAAGGTTTAGAAGATCTGACTGAGAAAGAAGTTTTTGGCCTGAAATTTGACTCTGACGAAGAAGCAGGAATTTTCTATGAGACTTATGCCAACCTTAATGGGTTTACTGTTCGAAAGGTTGATACGAAACGTAAGAATAATGTGATAAGATATACGAGATGGGTTTGTTCAAGAGAAGGTTTTTCAGAGAACAGGTGGGCAAATAACTTGGATGGGAAACGTGATCCTAAATCTGTAACCAGAATTGGTTGTCTAGCAAGCTTTCGGATCAAACATGATTTTAAATCAGGCAAATATGTTGTTACGGGGTTTATTAAAGAGCACAATCATGAATTGATGGCTCCAAGAGTTTTACCCTGTCTGCAGCCAAAGAAGCGTGCACGTAGAGTAGCTGGAGATGTTGGGTTCACTAGAAAAGATAGAGAACGTGCTTCAATGAGCTCCGACATTGCTGATGGTGACACTCGGTGTGTTTTAACTCAGTGTGTCTTAGCTTGGTTATGTGCTAAGAGTGACTATGATCCAGGATTGTTCTATAAGTACGATGTTgatgaagaaaataaattatGCCGGATATTTTGGGCAGACTCAAAGTCTAGAGCAGATTATGCCTTCTTTGGTGATGTTTTGGCATTGAAtacaaaatttagaaaaaatgcTTATGGAAAACCCTTTATTATTCTTGCGGGGCTGAATAATCATGATCAGACAATTGTTTTTGCTTGTGCATTATTGGGAGATGAAACAGCTGAGACCTATGTATGGCTCCTGGAAACATTTTTGGAGGCAATGAATGACAAGGCACCTGTTTCAGTTATTACAGATGGTAGCAAAGCTATAGAAGAAGCACTTGAGAAAACGTTCCCCATGTCTAAGCATCGTATATGCCGTTGGCACCTACATAAAGATGCTGTTTCTAATGCTAGTGACTCATCTTTTGGACCTGATTTCAAGAAATGCATGGAGGAGAATTGGAGTCCAGAACAATTTGAGGTGGCTTGGATGGAATTGCTGGAGAAATATGGGCTTCAAGGCCATCCATGGTTCGAAGAGACTTACTCCAGACGTACAAAATGGGCAGAGGCTTACTTAAGAGAGCATTTCTTTGCTGGTCTTAATAGTATTCTGGGCCATGGAATGAATACCTATTTCACCCGGTTCCTGAAAGTTCGGCTTAAGCTTCATGAATTTGTGCGGTATTATGATAAGGCTCTTGTTTGTCTTCGTGAAGAAGAGGCAAAAGCAGACACTGAGTCAGAGAGCACGTATCCTGCTTTTTGCACTGTTTTGAGGGATTTAGAGATGCATGCTGCTGATGTCTTCACGAAAAGTATCTTTTTCAAAGTTCGTGAACAAATAATGCGTGATCCCATGCTAATTTTGAGCAGCAAAGAGTACCTCGATGATGAGGCCTGCTGGGTTTATAGCTTTTCTGAATATACAAAACCTGACATGGTATGGAAAGTTCATTATCATCCATCTAATCAACGCTTGACATGCACCTGTTTCAAGTTAGTCACAGATGGAGTGCCTTGTTGCCATATGATCTCTGTGATGAAAGCTGAACACCTGAGAGAATTTCCTAGATGTTGCATTAATAAAAGATGGACCAAATGTGCAAGGAGTAAAATAGCCTCCAGCATCGATATTCAAGCCTTAAACATGGCCACACAAGTTGCACGCTTTCGAGTGTTGACTTCTGCGTGTAGTGAGATGAATTACTATGCTTCTCAAACAGTGCAAGGTTTTAATGAGACGCGGAATCTCATTTCTAAGATGATGTCTCATGTAAAGCCAATACACACTTCAAAGGGTGATGTGGATGAACCAGCA from Coffea eugenioides isolate CCC68of chromosome 8, Ceug_1.0, whole genome shotgun sequence encodes the following:
- the LOC113781336 gene encoding protein FAR1-RELATED SEQUENCE 5-like yields the protein MDATARSACQRVSIDLSVDGIGDSDSGEGNRRSVEDNEVNIDADNNHGSTSGGAELDTRNDNTREVSWVELHKGLEDLTEKEVFGLKFDSDEEAGIFYETYANLNGFTVRKVDTKRKNNVIRYTRWVCSREGFSENRWANNLDGKRDPKSVTRIGCLASFRIKHDFKSGKYVVTGFIKEHNHELMAPRVLPCLQPKKRARRVAGDVGFTRKDRERASMSSDIADGDTRCVLTQCVLAWLCAKSDYDPGLFYKYDVDEENKLCRIFWADSKSRADYAFFGDVLALNTKFRKNAYGKPFIILAGLNNHDQTIVFACALLGDETAETYVWLLETFLEAMNDKAPVSVITDGSKAIEEALEKTFPMSKHRICRWHLHKDAVSNASDSSFGPDFKKCMEENWSPEQFEVAWMELLEKYGLQGHPWFEETYSRRTKWAEAYLREHFFAGLNSILGHGMNTYFTRFLKVRLKLHEFVRYYDKALVCLREEEAKADTESESTYPAFCTVLRDLEMHAADVFTKSIFFKVREQIMRDPMLILSSKEYLDDEACWVYSFSEYTKPDMVWKVHYHPSNQRLTCTCFKLVTDGVPCCHMISVMKAEHLREFPRCCINKRWTKCARSKIASSIDIQALNMATQVARFRVLTSACSEMNYYASQTVQGFNETRNLISKMMSHVKPIHTSKGDVDEPAPEVSQDADGSSTRSGMHDPRSTNSNGQCDSSAVGTSRPGNWGQSRSTSHDQFLFQLLHLNHGSQRPEGTGTTEDGLKCIPNGNLPEMPSLPLNLMWEDSD
- the LOC113779167 gene encoding protein FAR1-RELATED SEQUENCE 5-like; the protein is MDAAARSACEHANVDLSDNGNGVGDSSDDNRRNVEDNEINIDAENINGSKSGGAEPHTENDTREVSWVELDKGLDELTEKEVFKLKFDCDEEAGMFYETYSKLVGFTVRKTYTKRDKDNVVIYRGWVCSREGFPENRINIWDRRQVPKPGSRVGCLASFRVKHEKKSGKYVVSGFVKEHNHELAAPIAVPYLQPQKRARTVTVELGFTKKDIEHVQATSDIHDVDNRVLTHSVLAYLCAKNDYDPGLFYKYDVDDEKQLFSIFWADSKSRADYAFFGDVLALNTKFRKNAYGKPFIILAGLNNHCQTTVFGCALLGDETAETYVWLLETFLDAMNHKAPVSVITDGDKAIEEAIEKIFPTSQHRICHWHLYKDAVAIAGDSSFGPDFKKCMEENLNPDEFEVAWIKLMKKYGLQGHPWFEEIYSRRTKWAEAYLREHFFAGLSSIQGHGMNTYFTRFLQVQLKLHEFVRYFDNALVHLREDEAKADSESESTCPAFCTILRDLERHAADVFTKSIFLKVREQIMGDAMLILSNKEYLKDEACWVYRFSEYMKPDMIWKVRYHPTNQSLTCSCFKLIKDGLPCCHMISVIKAEQLREFPRCCINKRWMKRARSEIDSGIDIQALNMATEVARFRILNSTCSEMNYYASQTLQGFNKARNLISKFTSDVKQIYNSKGEVDEPSPEVSEDADGSTSRSGMHDPNGQCDASEVERPRPDDCSLHSHDQTTSQLRI